A genomic segment from Pararge aegeria chromosome 15, ilParAegt1.1, whole genome shotgun sequence encodes:
- the LOC120629909 gene encoding SET and MYND domain-containing protein 5, with the protein MEGFEIRISNTKKGKGLYATKQFNEGDVILAEDPLVSCQFAWNAAYRYLACDHCMRPLETPEQNVRRLSAKPDIVLPHSNCFETDLLNITSCNQCGILYCSEECKEISYAKYHRVLCYIQSETQHPVNVLLETWKQIHYPPETANIMLLVRILAFIQQHSDPESAAATIKQFCHRTVNEDAELVHKLLGDEFRSQINTLREMTAHVINGEHIQEFLTPEGFCSLMALVGTNGQGIGTSPLALWVNSVSNLTMSDDEKQQLHMFIDKLYQYVEEESGQFLNTEGSGLFLLQSACNHSCAPNAESSFPYGNHRIELKAIKTIMPGEEIFISYLDECALQRSRHSRQKELAENYLFVCWCERCVAAGSEPDCSSEEDMSEEEEDADD; encoded by the exons ATGGAAGGTTTTGAAATAAGGATTTCTAATACCAAAAAG GGAAAAGGGCTGTATGCGACGAAGCAGTTTAACGAAGGTGATGTTATTTTAGCTGAGGACCCGTTAGTTTCCTGTCAATTTGCGTGGAACGCTGCGTATAGGTATTTGGCGTGCGACCACTGCATGAG GCCTCTAGAAACACCAGAACAAAATGTACGACGTCTCTCAGCAAAGCCTGATATTGTTTTGCCCCACTCAAATTGCTTTGAAACTGACCTTTTGAACATTACTAGTTGTAATCAATGCGGTATACTATATTGTTCTGAGGAATGTAAGGAGATCTCCTATGCAAAGTATCACAGGGTTCTGTGCTATATACAGAGTGAGACCCAGCATCCTGTTAATGTGTTATTGGAGACTTGGAA ACAAATCCATTATCCACCAGAGACTGCAAACATAATGCTCCTAGTTAGAATATTAGCATTCATCCAACAACACTCAGACCCAGAGTCAGCAGCTGCAACAATCAAACAGTTCTGTCATAGGACAGTCAATGAGGATGCTGAATTAGTTCACAAGTTGCTGGGAGATGAGTTTAGAAGCCAAATAAATACACTGAGAGAGATGACGGCGCATGTTATAAATGGTGAACATATACAGGAG TTCCTAACACCTGAAGGATTCTGTTCGCTAATGGCTCTGGTAGGAACCAATGGGCAGGGCATTGGCACGAGTCCACTGGCTCTATGGGTCAATTCTGTTTCAAACTTAACAATGTCAGACGATGAGAAACAACAGTTACACATGTTTATTGACAAACTGTATCAGTATGTGGAAGAAG AATCCGGTCAATTCCTCAATACAGAAGGTTCCGGATTGTTCCTATTGCAGAGTGCATGCAACCACAGCTGTGCACCAAATGCAGAATCTTCATTTCCTTATGGCAACCATAGGATAGAGTTGAAAGCCATAAAGACAATCATGCCTGGAGAGgaaatattcataagttattTGGACGAGTGTGCTTTACAACGGTCAAGACATTCAAGGCAAAag GAGCTAGCAGAGAACTACTTATTTGTGTGTTGGTGTGAGCGGTGTGTGGCTGCGGGCTCGGAGCCCGACTGCAGCAGCGAGGAAGACATGAGTGAAGAAGAGGAGGATGCGGATGACTGA